CGGCCCGCGAGATCAAGGGCTTGATTGAACAGTCGCTGGCTAAAGTCAAGGAAGGCACGCGTCAGGTGGATGAGGCGGGCAAGGTGGTCATGGAAGTGGTCAGCTCGGTACAGAGCGTGACCACCATCATGGCGGAAATTTCGTCGGCCTCGAACGAGCAGTCCGAAGGAATTGAGCAGGTGAACCGGGCGGTTGCACAAATGGATGTGGTTGTGCAGCAAAACGCAGCCCTGGTCGAACAGGCAACCGCGGCAGCGGGCTCCTTGCAGGATCAGGCCACTCGTTTGTCCGACGCGGTGTCGGCGTTCAAAGTGAGCGCACACGACATCATTGATGATCCGTTTGAAGCGCCCGAGCCGGAACGATTACGTTCTACCGAGCGTCTGTCTACGGGGCCTTTTAGCGGGACCTTGGCCAGCCTGTAGTTATATGAGCACATCTGTGGAACCTTTTGTTTATACATTGCCCTCGATCCCGCAGGCCTCGAGGGCCGACTGTGAGCGAGCCGCGCGCTTGCTCAAGTCGTATGCGGGCATCATCTTAGGTACCCACAAAGAAGATATGGTGGCCCGCACATTGGGTATGCGCAGTCAGAGTGCGGGGCTGCGGGAGGTGCGTCAGTATCTGGATGTTCTGGAGCAGGACACGCATAGCCAGGAGTGGCAGGACTTCGTCAATGCCTTCACCATCAATCACACCGCATTTTTTCGCGAGCAGCATCATTTCGATATTCTGGGCAAGTTTGTCAGCACACGCGGCAAGCCGCTGGATATCTGGTGCAGTGCGGCCTCTACCGGCGAGGAGGCCTATTCCATTGCCATGACGGTGCGCGAGCACTGTCCCTCGCCGGATGTGAACGTGTCGATTCTGGCCAGCGATATTGACTCGGCTGCCTTGGACAAGGCCCGACAGGGCATGTACACCCTGGAGCGCATTCAGCCCGTGCCCGATCTGTGGCTGCCGCGTTATTTCCAGCGTGGTGTGGGCGCTCGCAAGGGGCTGGCACGCGTCAAGCCCGTGTTGCGCAATATGGTGGAATTCGAGGAGTTCAATCTGGTGGGCTCGGCCTGGCCTTCGACCAGCCGCTTTGATGTGATCTTCTGTAGAAACACCATGATTTATTTTGATCGGGACGATCAGACACGCATCCTGGAGCGATTCGCCGCCGTGACCAAACCGGGTGGCTTGTTGTTTGTGGGGCATTCCGAGAACTTCTCCTACCTGACCAAGGCCTTTCGCTTGCTCGGTCAGACGGTGTATGTCCGGAACTAGGGTCTATGGAGTCTTGCCAGGCCCTGAGCTCTGTTGGCGCTTGAAATCGGGATTATGAGTAGCATGAAGAAAATTCGAGTTTTGTGTGTAGACGATTCCGCCCTGGTGCGCAGCCTGATGGTGGAAATTATCAACAGTCATGCGGATATGGAAGTGGTGGCGGTGGCCCCTGATCCGCTGGTGGCGCGCGAGCTGATCAAGGAACACAATCCGGATGTGCTGACGCTGGACGTCGAGATGCCGCGAATGGACGGGCTGGACTTTCTGGAGCGCCTGATGCGCTTGCGTCCTATGCCCGTAGTGATGGTGTCCTCGCTGACCGAGCGCAATTCGGATGTGACCTTGCGTGCCCTGGAGCTGGGCGCGGTGGACTTTGTGACCAAACCCAAGCTGGGCCTGCGTGATGGCTTGCTCGATTACTCGGACCTGATTGCCGACAAGATTCGCGCTGCCTCCATTGCCCGCCCGCGTCGGGCAACTCCGGCCCCGGCCGGTTCCGCCCCGGCCCGCCGCTTGACGCACAACTTCTCAACCACCGAAAAACTGATCATGATCGGCGCGTCCACAGGCGGCACCGAGGCCATTCGTCAGGTGCTGGAGCCCTTGCCGGCCAACTGCCCGGCCATCATGATTACCCAACATATGCCGGCCGGTTTCACGCGCTCGTTCGTGAACCGCCTGGATGGTCTGTGCTCCATGCAGGTGCACGAGGCCGAAGATGGCCAGCGCGTCTTGCCCGGCCACGTGTATCTGGCTCCGGGTGGCGTGGCGCACATGAAGCTGGCCCGCTCGGGTGCCAACTATGTGGTCAAGCTGGTGGACAGTGAACCCGTCAACCGCCACCGGCCCTCGGTCGATGTGCTGTTTCACTCTGCCGCCGAACTGGCCGGACGCAATGCCGTGGGGGTCATCCTGACTGGCATGGGCAAGGATGGTGCACAAGGCTTGTTGGCCATGAAACAGGCCGGTGCCATGACCTTTGCGCAGGACGAGGCCACCAGCGTGGTCTTTGGCATGCCGCGTGAAGCCTTGCAAATTGGCGCGGCGGATATCGCCTTGCCTTTGGGGCAGATTAGCGAACGAATTCTGGCCAGTGTGGGGGCCTTTGGGCACCGTGTATAAGCGGTCCTGAACGCACTGGCATGCTACTCATTTGGAGAATGTAAATGGTACAAAAAAATATAAAGATTCTCGTCGTCGATGACTTTCCCACCATGCGCCGGATCATCAAGAACCTGCTCAAGGATCTGGGATACGAAAACGTGGACGAAGCGGAAGATGGCCTGATGGGCCTGGAAAAATTGCGCAATGGCAATTTCGAGTTCGTGGTCTCTGACTGGAACATGCCCAATCTGGACGGGCTGGAAATGCTCAAGCAGATTCGTGCCGATGCCAATCTGTCCTCTTTGCCGGTGCTGATGGTGACCGCCGAAGCCAAGAAAGAGAACATTATTGCCGCCGCCCAGGCGGGCGCCAATGGCTACGTCGTCAAACCCTTTACCGCCGCAACACTGGAAGAGAAACTGAACAAGATCTTCGAGAAAATGGCCGGTTAATACGGAGTACGTCATGGATCCACAGCAAACACCGACTCATCCCGACCCCCAGAGCGTACCGGTTGACCTGGTCTACCGCATCGCCAATCTGACCCGCCTGCTGCGGGAAAGCATGCGCGAACTGGGGCTGGATCAGGCCATTAAAGATGCCGCGCACGCGATTCCGGATGCCCGCGATCGTCTGCACTATGTGGCTCGCATGACCGAGCAAGCCGCCAACCGCGTGCTGAATGCCGCCGAGCAGGTGCGTCCTTTGCAAGAATCCTTGCAAGAGGACGCCCAGGCGCTGGATGCCGAGTGGGAGCAATGGTTTGAAGAGCCCCTGGATCAGGATCAGGCTCGCGAGCTGGTCAAGCGCACCCGTGGCTTTCTGCGCGATGTGCCCGTCAAGGCCCAGCAGACGCAGGACAATTTGCTGGAAATCATCATGGCCCAGGACTTTCAGGATCTGACCGGGCAGGTGATCACGCGCATGCTGGGTGTGGTCGGCACGATTGAAACCGAACTGGTTCAAGTGCTGGTCGATAATGTGCCCACAGAAAAACGCGAAGAAACTCAAAGCCTTATCAATGGCCCAGTGGTCTCGCCCGTGGCCTCGGAAGTGGTCACCAGCCAGGATCAGGTGGACGATTTGCTGGCGAATCTGGGCTTTTAATTCCCGGTTCCATCCGCTCATTGAGTTTGCTTGTTGAAGGCGCTGCACATTGCAGCGCCTTTTTGCTTGTGGGGAACAGCCTGCTTTTATCGGGCTTTCTCCGCGCTATCAGAGCCGCAGCGCTCTTTTAGAATGATCCCGCGGCATGCAGTGCGAGCGCAACATTCGTGCTGCGCGCGTGATTCATTCTTTCAATTCCTGCGTCCTGGCAGTCCATGGCAGAAGACAGCGATCTCGAAAAAACAGAACCGGCCTCACCCCGGCGCCTGGAAAAGGCGCGGGAAGAAGGGCAGGTGGCGCGTTCCAGAGAGCTGACAACGTTCCTGATGCTGCTGGCCGGGATAGGCGGCATCTGGGTCGGGGCCAGCTATCTGTACGAGACCTTTGGTGGCATTGTGCGTCGCAGTGTCTGGTTCGATCCTCGGGTTGCGCATGATCCCAGTGCCATGGTGGTACAGGCTGCCGGTCTGGCGGGCGAAGCACTAAAAGGGCTGGCACCACTGTTCCTGCTGCTGGTGGTAGTCGCGATTTTTGCGTCGATTGCACTGGGCGGCATGAGTTTTAGCGGCAAGGCCTTGCAGCCCAAGTTCGAGCGCATGAATCCGGCCAAGGGCGTCAAACGCATGTTTTCCATGCAGACCGTGGTGGAGCTGATCAAGACCCTGGCCAAAGCCGGTCTGGTTGGTTCAGTAGCGGTGTATGTGATCTGGACCGAGCGCGAACAGATGACGGCCCTGATGTATGTGCATCCCACGGCGGCCATTGCCACGGGGATGGCGCTGATCATCAAGTGTTGTGCCCTGATCGCTGCCAGTTTGCTGGTGATTGTGTTGATTGATGCACCCTGGCAGTTGTGGAGCTTTTACAAGAAGCTGCGCATGTCGCGTCAGGACGTGAAGGAAGAACATAAGGAAAGCGAAGGTGACCCGCATGTAAAAGGGCGCATTCGGCAGCAGCAACGGTCCATGGCTCGTTCGCGCATGATGTCCCAGGTGCCGGGGGCCGATGTGGTCGTGACCAACCCCACGCATTATGCGGTGGCCTTGAAGTATCAGGACGGCAAGAGCAGGGCGCCCCGTGTCGTTGCCAAAGGCACGGGTTTGATCGCCGCCAAGATTCGCGGTCTGGCGGCAGAGCATAAAGTGGCCACGCTGGAGGCACCCGCGCTGGCGCGGGCCCTGTACTTCAATGTCGAACTGGAGCGCGAGATTCCCGTGGACTTGTACTCGGCCGTGGCCGAAGTGCTGGCCTGGGTTTATCAGCTTCGTAACTGGAACAAGGGGCAGGGCGAGCGCCCGGTCATGCCCACCCGATTGAAAGTGCCGACAGGCATGGATGAAGGTCCACTGCGTTCGCGCAAACATTAAAAGCAATGAACAATTTTTTTGCCTTACTGAAACAAAACGGTGGTCAACACGCCCGGCTTTTAGCGGGTCCGGTGCTGATCCTCATGGTGATGGCCATGATGATTCTGCCCTTGCCGCCATTTTTGCTGGACCTGCTGTTCACCTTCAACATCGCCCTGGCCGTCATGATCCTGCTGGTGGCCATGTTCACCAAGAAGCCACTGGATTTTGCGGCTTTCCCGGCGGTGCTGCTGTTTGCGACCTTGTTGCGCCTGGCTCTGAACGTGGCCTCTACCCGAGTGGTGCTGATGAATGGCCACAAAGGCCCGGACGCTGCCGGTCAGGTGATTGAGGCCTTTGGTCACTTTCTGGTGGGCGGTAACTTTGCCGTGGGCCTGATCGTGTTCGTGATTCTGGTCATCATCAACTTCGTGGTGATTACCAAGGGTGCGGGCCGGATTGCGGAAGTAGGGGCACGCTTTACCCTGGACGCCTTGCCGGGCAAGCAGATGGCGATTGACGCCGACCTGAACGCGGGCCTGATTGGGGAGGACGATGCACGCCGTCGCCGTACCGAGGTGTCGCAAGAGGCCGAGTTCTACGGCTCCATGGACGGTGCCAGCAAATTCGTGCGCGGTGACGCGGTGGCGGGTTTGCTGATCATGGTCATTAACGTGATTGGCGGTCTGATCATTGGTGTCCTGCAGCATGACTTGTCTTTCTCGGAAGCCGGTCGCGTTTATACCTTGTTGACCATTGGTGACGGCCTGGTCGCCCAGATTCCTGCCCTGATTATTTCCACCGCCGCCGGTGTGGTGGTGTCGCGTGTGGCGACGGACGAAGACGTGGGCCAGCAAATGGTCAACCAGCTTTTCCGCAACCCCATGGTGCTGTATATCACCGCCGGTATTTTGGGTTTGATGGGACTGATTCCCGGCATGCCCAATCTGGTATTCCTGTTACTGGCTGCGATATTGGGCGCTGGAGCCTGGATGATGCAAAAGCATCAGGTCCAACAGCAGCAGCAAGCCAGCGAACCCAATGATGAAGTCCTGGCCGCGGCCGATTCTGCCGCCAGTGAAGCCAGCTGGAATGACGTGTCCATGGTGGACCCCCTGGGTCTGGAAGTGGGCTATCGCCTGATCTCTTTGGTAGACCATGCGCAAAACGGTGAGCTGCTGCATCGTATCCGCAGCCTGCGTAAGAAGTTTGCGCAGGAAGTGGGCTTTTTGCCGCCCGTGGTCCACATTCGGGACAATCTGGAGCTCAAACCCAACGACTATCGCATCCTGTTGGCCGGGGTGGAGATCGGTCGTGGTACCGCCACGCCGGGGCAGTGGCTGGCGATTGATCCTGGTGGTGTCACCATGAAATTGCCCGGCACACCGACCACGGACCCGGCCTTTGGCCTGCCTGCCGTGTGGGTGGATGTCAGCATGCGCGAGCAGGCACAGATTGCAGGTTATACCGTGGTGGATGCCAGCACGGTGATTGCCACGCATATCAACCATTTGCTGCATCGTCATGGGGCCGATTTGCTGGGCCGTCAGGAAGTGCAGCAATTGCTGGATCACGTGGGCCGCGAAGCGCCCAAGCTGGTCGAAGATTTTGTACCGCAAACCCTGTCCCTGAGCCTCTTGCTCAAGGTCTTGCGTGGTCTGCTGGCTGAAGATGTGCCGATTCGCGATATGCGCAGCATTGTGGAAACGCTGGCTGAACATGCACCGCGCATTCTGGCTCCCGGCGCGGTTCAGCCCGGCCAGGAGGCGGGCGAACTGCTGGCGGTTTTACGCGTGGCCTTGGGCCGTGCCATTGTGCAGCAGTGGTTCCCCGGTGAGGGAGAGCTGCGTGTGATTGGTCTGGATGCCCGTCTGGAGCGGGTCATGACGCAGGCACTGACCAGCAGCGGCGCGCTGGAGCCGGGTCTGGCCGAGTCGGTGCTGACCGATGCCATGCGGGCAGCCCAGTTCCAGGAAGAACATGGAGATCCGCCCGTGCTGGTTGTGCCGCCTATTTTGCGGCCTACCTTGTCGCGTTTCTTGCGTCACCACATCCCACAGCTGGGTGTCTTGTCCAACGCTGAAATTCCTGAAGAACGCATCCTTCGGGTCACCACCATTATTGGTCAGTCTGAATGAATATAAGTCGCTTTTTTGGTAGTACCAGCCGTGAAGCCATGCGCCAGGTGCGTATCGCTTTGGGCCCCGATGCTTTGATTGTGTCCAACCGTCGCGTGAATGGCGGGGTGGAGATTCTCGCTACCGATTCCAGCTCGGTTCCCGGTGGTGCCACTGAACGCGCACCCATGCCCAGCAGCACACCGCATCAGGCCGCTGGCATACGCCAGCAGGAAATGGCCCCGCCACCGGCCGCCGACAATGTGATGGGTGCGATTGGGGCATTGCGTGGTGCCTTGGAAGGGCGCATGGACGATCTGGTCTGGAGTCACCAGATGCGGCGCACGCCGGTGGCGGTGAATCTGTTTCAGAGCCTTTTGTCGCAAGGTTTCAGTACCGCCTTGCTGCGTGCCATGCTCAAGCGCTTGCCCGAAGAACTGGGCGCGCGTGCCGCCTTGCAATGGGTGCGTACTGAACTGGAAACCCATTTGCCGGTGCTGCGCTCCGAGGACGCCTTGTGGCAGCCCGGTTTGGCCTTGGCGCTGGTGGGCCCCACGGGTGTGGGCAAGACCACCACGCTGGCCAAACTGGCCGCGCGTGCCGTGCGTCGCTTCGGTCCCGATAAAGTGGTTTTGCTGACTACTGATACCTATCGGATCGGCGCCCACGAGCAACTGAAGATTTATGGCGACCTGATGCGGGTAGCCGTGCATATCGTGCAGGACGTAGCGCAACTGCGTAGCGTGATGCTGGGCGTGCGG
This genomic window from Alcaligenes faecalis contains:
- a CDS encoding CheR family methyltransferase produces the protein MSTSVEPFVYTLPSIPQASRADCERAARLLKSYAGIILGTHKEDMVARTLGMRSQSAGLREVRQYLDVLEQDTHSQEWQDFVNAFTINHTAFFREQHHFDILGKFVSTRGKPLDIWCSAASTGEEAYSIAMTVREHCPSPDVNVSILASDIDSAALDKARQGMYTLERIQPVPDLWLPRYFQRGVGARKGLARVKPVLRNMVEFEEFNLVGSAWPSTSRFDVIFCRNTMIYFDRDDQTRILERFAAVTKPGGLLFVGHSENFSYLTKAFRLLGQTVYVRN
- a CDS encoding protein-glutamate methylesterase/protein-glutamine glutaminase: MKKIRVLCVDDSALVRSLMVEIINSHADMEVVAVAPDPLVARELIKEHNPDVLTLDVEMPRMDGLDFLERLMRLRPMPVVMVSSLTERNSDVTLRALELGAVDFVTKPKLGLRDGLLDYSDLIADKIRAASIARPRRATPAPAGSAPARRLTHNFSTTEKLIMIGASTGGTEAIRQVLEPLPANCPAIMITQHMPAGFTRSFVNRLDGLCSMQVHEAEDGQRVLPGHVYLAPGGVAHMKLARSGANYVVKLVDSEPVNRHRPSVDVLFHSAAELAGRNAVGVILTGMGKDGAQGLLAMKQAGAMTFAQDEATSVVFGMPREALQIGAADIALPLGQISERILASVGAFGHRV
- the cheY gene encoding chemotaxis response regulator CheY; translation: MVQKNIKILVVDDFPTMRRIIKNLLKDLGYENVDEAEDGLMGLEKLRNGNFEFVVSDWNMPNLDGLEMLKQIRADANLSSLPVLMVTAEAKKENIIAAAQAGANGYVVKPFTAATLEEKLNKIFEKMAG
- the cheZ gene encoding protein phosphatase CheZ; the encoded protein is MDPQQTPTHPDPQSVPVDLVYRIANLTRLLRESMRELGLDQAIKDAAHAIPDARDRLHYVARMTEQAANRVLNAAEQVRPLQESLQEDAQALDAEWEQWFEEPLDQDQARELVKRTRGFLRDVPVKAQQTQDNLLEIIMAQDFQDLTGQVITRMLGVVGTIETELVQVLVDNVPTEKREETQSLINGPVVSPVASEVVTSQDQVDDLLANLGF
- the flhB gene encoding flagellar biosynthesis protein FlhB translates to MAEDSDLEKTEPASPRRLEKAREEGQVARSRELTTFLMLLAGIGGIWVGASYLYETFGGIVRRSVWFDPRVAHDPSAMVVQAAGLAGEALKGLAPLFLLLVVVAIFASIALGGMSFSGKALQPKFERMNPAKGVKRMFSMQTVVELIKTLAKAGLVGSVAVYVIWTEREQMTALMYVHPTAAIATGMALIIKCCALIAASLLVIVLIDAPWQLWSFYKKLRMSRQDVKEEHKESEGDPHVKGRIRQQQRSMARSRMMSQVPGADVVVTNPTHYAVALKYQDGKSRAPRVVAKGTGLIAAKIRGLAAEHKVATLEAPALARALYFNVELEREIPVDLYSAVAEVLAWVYQLRNWNKGQGERPVMPTRLKVPTGMDEGPLRSRKH
- the flhA gene encoding flagellar biosynthesis protein FlhA codes for the protein MNNFFALLKQNGGQHARLLAGPVLILMVMAMMILPLPPFLLDLLFTFNIALAVMILLVAMFTKKPLDFAAFPAVLLFATLLRLALNVASTRVVLMNGHKGPDAAGQVIEAFGHFLVGGNFAVGLIVFVILVIINFVVITKGAGRIAEVGARFTLDALPGKQMAIDADLNAGLIGEDDARRRRTEVSQEAEFYGSMDGASKFVRGDAVAGLLIMVINVIGGLIIGVLQHDLSFSEAGRVYTLLTIGDGLVAQIPALIISTAAGVVVSRVATDEDVGQQMVNQLFRNPMVLYITAGILGLMGLIPGMPNLVFLLLAAILGAGAWMMQKHQVQQQQQASEPNDEVLAAADSAASEASWNDVSMVDPLGLEVGYRLISLVDHAQNGELLHRIRSLRKKFAQEVGFLPPVVHIRDNLELKPNDYRILLAGVEIGRGTATPGQWLAIDPGGVTMKLPGTPTTDPAFGLPAVWVDVSMREQAQIAGYTVVDASTVIATHINHLLHRHGADLLGRQEVQQLLDHVGREAPKLVEDFVPQTLSLSLLLKVLRGLLAEDVPIRDMRSIVETLAEHAPRILAPGAVQPGQEAGELLAVLRVALGRAIVQQWFPGEGELRVIGLDARLERVMTQALTSSGALEPGLAESVLTDAMRAAQFQEEHGDPPVLVVPPILRPTLSRFLRHHIPQLGVLSNAEIPEERILRVTTIIGQSE